The candidate division WOR-3 bacterium sequence ACGGGTTGGCATTCAAATCGCCCTGATTCTCAAACCGCTCAATGTCAACATTCGCATAGGGCAAACCGCCCCGAATCAAGGAGATTTTTGTCTTTGAGCCCAATGGTGAAACCCCGCCTGCCCGCGCCACCAACTGCGAAACCCGCTCAACCGGTGAGGCGTTATAAGCACCAGGATTTAGCACCTCACCGGTAACAAAAACAATTGCCGACCTCAACCCGATTAATGTCAGTTTCACCTCGGCATCCTTGAAATACCTCCGCATCACCTTGGTCAGGGTGTCCTGCGCCTCTCGGAGAGTCAGACCGGAAACCGTAACCGCATCAACCACATCCTGATAAAGGGAAAGTTGGTCTGATGTCTCATAGGACTGTTTCAATGGGCGAACTGGCACACTTATTGTCACCTTGCCCTCATAGGTAATCAGGCTCTGATAGGAAAATGTGAGTTTACCGGTTACCGTTACCAAAAGTTTATCCCCGGGCATCAGGACATACTTTTCAGAGATTATCGGGCTTTCCACCCCGACCAGACTGGGCACACCTGAAACCGAAGGCTGCAAGAGACTCTGAATGTTAACCCCGCCCAGCCCGGTAATACCTGGCGCCTCCTGAGCATAACCAATGTCAAGGAATGCAAAAAGGATTAAGCTAACAAGGACGCCATATCTCATGCCTCTGGACTTGACCACAAAATCAATCACGCTGGATTCTAATTTTAGAATCTGCCATTGTCAATCTCTGCATCCCAACCCGCTCCTTAGGGGTAGTTGTCCCTCAAGCCAGTGTTCGCTGCCACGACTGGCAGATTGCGCTCACCACCTTCAAACTGGTAAGGAAAAACCCTGCCCCTATAAGACCAAGAACCGGTATCAAAAACAGCGCGGTTGAAATCCCTCCCAGCGCGCCACCGGTAAAGTCTAAGACACTTAAAAACCCGGCGGTTCTGCCACCGGCAATCACACCGGTTTTCTGCATCTCAATACTGGCAATCCCGAACTGCCAGCCCAAGCACATCCCGGCGATAAAAAGCACAAAGACAAAAATCACCTTGCCACCGCAAAAACCAAGCAGGAGAAGCACACCAAGGACCGCCACCAATGTTAGTTCTGCAACAAGAAACAAAATCCCGCCAATACCGCCTTTCCCCACCCTTTTTGCCATTCTTCCTGAGAGCCAGGCGCCCGCAACCGTGCCGAACATAAAGCCGGCAAGCAACAGCGCCACCCCGGAATAGACCGAGCCAAACCGCACCTGATACAGAAGAATGGCAAGGGTAGAGATTCCGGCACCGGCAAACCCTGATGTCAAGATTCCCAGACCCCTTGAGAAAAACCTGCCCCTTAACAATGAACCGGCAATTCCCACAAGTAGAACAACGGCAAGAACCAGCAAAAACCAGCCTCTCCCAATCCTCGGCACCCGCGCATAAAACCGCTTAAATACTGTTGATGAACGCCTTCCCTCCCGCACCATATTAAAGAAAAGTTCATTCGGCTTCAGGTCGCTGTTAATCTCGCCGGTAGCTATTACCCTTTTAAGAAAAGCCTCCTGCCGAAAAGGCTCAAGAAGGTTGGCAAGATAAAGAGGGGTAAGAAAGGTCAAATCCACCCCTGCCCGACTCAACCGCACCATCAGGCTCTCCGGGTTTAGGTCAAGACCTTTCCTTGCGGCAATAACCATTGGAAAGTCAAGCCCGATTGGCTGCACCTCGGGAAAGACCCGCTTCAGAGTTGCGACCCTCATCCCCAGGATTGCGCCTGCCTCAGGCTGGAGGTTCTCGGTTGCGCCTGGCGTCCTGGTGACAAAAAGCCCGTTTCCCTTCAGCCTTGCCGCACAGAGCCGGAAAAACCCCTCACTGAAAAGCCTGTTTGCACTCAGGTTTTCTGGCGCTGCAGGCACCAGGACAATCAAATCAAAACTGTCCCTGACACTCGCAAGAAACCGGCGCGGGTCATCAATCACCAGTTCCAACCTCGGGTCACTC is a genomic window containing:
- a CDS encoding SLBB domain-containing protein gives rise to the protein MIDFVVKSRGMRYGVLVSLILFAFLDIGYAQEAPGITGLGGVNIQSLLQPSVSGVPSLVGVESPIISEKYVLMPGDKLLVTVTGKLTFSYQSLITYEGKVTISVPVRPLKQSYETSDQLSLYQDVVDAVTVSGLTLREAQDTLTKVMRRYFKDAEVKLTLIGLRSAIVFVTGEVLNPGAYNASPVERVSQLVARAGGVSPLGSKTKISLIRGGLPYANVDIERFENQGDLNANPFIESGDVIYVPPVEGLVTVRGAVFGRGEYRIRASALTTEKERMSEGVYELKPGERVFDVIRKAGGITPWADLHNCYVERLVLNSGGKRQRIPVDLHRVLFEQDSSQNIELVNADIVVVPPINAFVYVEGEVTKPGPLLYTPNLRAQDYIGQAGGPTENGNLGGVVVVRNGKRISGKTNPLIEQGDIVIVPRYGIKWWQDYVTIIANFGIPTVSLILTIIAMQR